One genomic segment of Desulfuromonas acetoxidans DSM 684 includes these proteins:
- a CDS encoding Rqc2 family fibronectin-binding protein — protein MDYFFLDALIRQIQPQLHGALVNKIYQPQSDTLVFKMWNGRQEVRLVMRLGPAAAELYLTDQNARNPMRPPRFCQLLRARLHRLESIRLDPMDRIVRLHFNGKEGQSSTLVATFFGRDANLSLLNDEGQLVDVLHRQNARFQEPSELLADQIALIDLVQWLRDHEPPESIQTFLSERVVPMSRAVASSLVTTTEQNPLIQQVGAFVTAWQQGQLKPRCRGKRLTMWLTGDDEAASNLSRYAREHGAGKGPDDLGRVVQKALKRLYKRLASIDAQWQECEQADLFRQQADLLSAQRHLLKRGMTDVEVTDYYQDPPVMCRLKLDPAKAPQENIDQYYKRYSKAKRGLDHCLRRHEQTEQEIAWLEEITEQLESDSAGDLDVIRQELIEAGIYRPQNTLNRETRRTSPADLMRKTVSPAGWPVLWGRNNKTNDYLSKQMLKANDLWFHAHLMPGSHVVLKCDGADVAEEDVLFAAAIAARFCRGKNSSKVEVMVAYGKHVKRVKNAPPGLVTVDEFRTVMVAPAQEVKEA, from the coding sequence ATGGATTACTTTTTTCTCGATGCCCTGATTCGGCAGATTCAACCGCAATTGCACGGGGCTTTGGTCAATAAAATATATCAGCCGCAGTCTGATACCCTGGTGTTTAAAATGTGGAACGGTCGCCAGGAAGTGCGTTTGGTGATGCGACTTGGTCCGGCTGCGGCAGAACTTTATCTGACCGATCAGAATGCGCGTAACCCAATGCGTCCACCGCGCTTCTGCCAACTGCTGCGGGCTCGGCTGCATCGCCTCGAATCTATCCGCCTTGATCCCATGGATCGGATTGTCCGGCTGCATTTCAATGGCAAAGAGGGGCAGAGCTCTACGTTGGTAGCAACCTTCTTTGGTCGTGATGCCAATCTGAGCTTACTCAATGACGAGGGTCAACTTGTCGATGTATTGCATAGACAGAATGCCCGGTTTCAAGAACCGTCCGAACTCTTAGCCGATCAAATTGCCCTGATCGATCTTGTCCAATGGTTACGGGATCACGAGCCCCCGGAATCCATACAAACGTTTTTGAGTGAGCGCGTTGTGCCCATGAGTCGTGCTGTTGCGTCTTCACTGGTTACGACAACAGAGCAGAATCCTCTGATTCAACAGGTTGGAGCCTTTGTTACGGCGTGGCAGCAGGGACAACTTAAACCTCGCTGTCGTGGAAAGCGACTGACCATGTGGTTAACCGGTGACGATGAGGCGGCATCAAACCTGAGCCGCTATGCCCGTGAGCATGGTGCTGGAAAAGGGCCGGATGATCTGGGCAGGGTGGTCCAAAAAGCTCTGAAGCGTCTTTACAAACGTCTGGCGAGTATTGATGCCCAATGGCAGGAGTGCGAACAGGCCGATCTTTTCCGTCAGCAGGCTGACCTGCTCAGTGCCCAACGACATCTTCTCAAGCGAGGCATGACAGATGTTGAGGTGACAGACTATTATCAGGACCCACCTGTGATGTGTCGTTTAAAGCTGGACCCGGCAAAGGCACCGCAGGAAAACATCGATCAGTATTACAAACGCTACAGCAAGGCTAAGCGAGGTCTTGATCATTGTCTGCGCCGTCATGAGCAGACGGAGCAGGAAATCGCCTGGCTTGAAGAGATTACCGAGCAACTGGAAAGTGACTCTGCCGGCGACCTGGACGTCATTCGCCAGGAGTTGATCGAAGCCGGGATCTACCGCCCGCAAAATACCCTGAATCGTGAGACGCGGCGGACTTCTCCGGCGGATCTGATGCGTAAGACGGTTTCGCCCGCTGGGTGGCCGGTGTTGTGGGGACGTAACAATAAAACCAACGATTATCTAAGTAAACAGATGCTTAAAGCCAATGACCTGTGGTTCCATGCGCATCTGATGCCGGGGAGTCACGTGGTTCTCAAATGTGATGGCGCAGACGTAGCCGAAGAGGATGTGCTGTTTGCTGCGGCCATTGCCGCCCGTTTTTGTCGTGGAAAAAACAGTTCCAAGGTTGAAGTGATGGTGGCCTACGGCAAGCATGTTAAGCGGGTGAAAAATGCCCCTCCCGGATTGGTGACCGTGGATGAATTTCGCACGGTGATGGTCGCTCCGGCACAAGAGGTCAAGGAAGCGTAA